From a single Streptomyces rubradiris genomic region:
- a CDS encoding DUF4383 domain-containing protein — protein sequence MATHAVHSRKGRERRRIRLDDHLPVDHRLNRVYRAGAGLIGAFLVAFGILGLLDQIGFFSTGGNQVAGLNTNGALSVLSICIGLLLLVGAAIGGNFASTLNMVLGVLFLLNGFLFLGLLDTPSNFLAFKIQNVYFSFVVGLLLMTFGMYGRVGHALPHDNPYWRARHSEPSPHEEDGRRPGPRQGPDQVR from the coding sequence ATGGCCACACACGCGGTGCATTCGAGGAAGGGCCGGGAACGCCGGCGGATCCGGCTCGACGACCACCTGCCCGTGGACCACCGGCTCAACCGGGTCTACCGCGCCGGGGCGGGCCTGATCGGCGCGTTCCTGGTCGCCTTCGGCATTCTCGGCCTGCTGGACCAGATCGGCTTCTTCAGCACGGGCGGCAACCAGGTCGCCGGGCTGAACACCAACGGCGCGCTCAGCGTGCTGTCGATCTGCATCGGCCTGCTGCTGCTGGTGGGCGCGGCCATCGGGGGGAACTTCGCCTCCACCCTGAACATGGTCCTCGGCGTGCTGTTCCTGCTGAACGGCTTCCTGTTCCTCGGCCTGCTGGACACCCCGAGCAACTTCCTGGCGTTCAAGATCCAGAACGTGTACTTCAGCTTCGTCGTGGGCCTGCTGCTGATGACCTTCGGCATGTACGGCCGGGTAGGGCACGCGCTGCCGCACGACAACCCGTACTGGCGGGCCCGCCACTCCGAGCCCTCCCCGCACGAGGAGGACGGCCGGCGGCCGGGCCCGCGGCAGGGACCCGATCAGGTCCGGTAG